One genomic region from Pirellulales bacterium encodes:
- a CDS encoding TolC family protein codes for MLRLASILTVAMLLACGPLAAGRKAQAQQLIGLSDEIILLSKGQTKKRQAKQQSAAGAAPGAGENPFLHEPGGRGRGLEQHADPSRSTVHFRGGSGSALSSISAPPPQIIRSSAPLGATRPQMKAEALPPLYGPLELPPGDVEGPPDGLTLDQAIERLVRFNPDLRAKSYEIPQARADVITAGLRGNPFYFLSGGGYPYAPYSQTRPGGTNYGVTVVQPVDLNHKRRARADAARAAVNVLEAQYQNAVRLAIDDLYNTFLDVVVARETIRYAEASLAGSAKLLETAEVQLQAGAITEPDYLNIAIQHDAAAIGLDRAQTQYQQARHALGMMLAFPPEMADQLEVRGLIRDTAPPPPNRDELVRTALNLRPDVAAFRLGIARAQADLRVNRKEVIEDVFVIYSPYQTQSNQAIGGQTANSFSFGLLGTIPLFNRNQGDIRRAQYNVTQTRVGLAAAERQAIAEVDRALLEYQASRKSAERLEKVILPHSERARQGVIELFRHKEKSGIDVLEAQRQHNEFVRQYRDAVIAHRRAMLRLNTVVGQRVLP; via the coding sequence ATGCTACGACTCGCAAGCATTCTGACCGTGGCTATGCTGCTCGCTTGCGGCCCGCTCGCCGCTGGCCGCAAGGCCCAAGCTCAACAATTGATTGGGCTCAGCGATGAAATCATCCTCCTTTCCAAGGGCCAGACCAAGAAGCGGCAGGCGAAGCAACAGTCGGCCGCGGGCGCGGCGCCGGGCGCCGGCGAAAATCCGTTTCTGCATGAGCCGGGCGGACGCGGCCGGGGACTGGAACAGCATGCCGATCCCTCGCGATCGACGGTCCATTTTCGCGGCGGATCGGGCAGTGCCTTGTCGTCCATCTCCGCGCCCCCTCCGCAGATCATTCGGTCGTCGGCCCCGCTGGGCGCCACGCGTCCGCAGATGAAGGCCGAGGCGTTGCCGCCCTTGTATGGCCCGCTCGAATTGCCGCCCGGCGACGTCGAAGGCCCGCCTGACGGTCTGACGCTCGATCAGGCCATCGAGCGGCTGGTGCGTTTCAACCCCGACCTGCGGGCCAAGTCGTACGAGATTCCGCAAGCCAGGGCCGATGTGATCACCGCGGGCCTGCGCGGGAATCCGTTCTACTTCTTGTCGGGGGGCGGCTATCCCTACGCGCCCTATTCCCAAACGAGGCCGGGAGGAACGAACTACGGAGTCACTGTGGTCCAACCGGTCGATCTGAACCATAAGCGACGCGCACGCGCCGACGCCGCACGGGCCGCCGTCAACGTGCTCGAAGCCCAGTATCAGAACGCCGTGCGGTTGGCGATCGACGACCTCTATAACACGTTCCTCGATGTGGTCGTGGCGCGCGAAACCATTCGCTACGCCGAGGCCAGCCTGGCCGGCTCAGCGAAGCTGCTCGAGACCGCCGAGGTCCAGTTGCAGGCCGGCGCCATCACCGAGCCGGACTATCTGAACATCGCCATCCAGCACGACGCCGCGGCCATCGGGCTGGACCGGGCACAAACGCAATATCAGCAGGCCAGGCATGCGTTGGGCATGATGTTGGCGTTCCCGCCCGAAATGGCGGACCAACTTGAGGTGCGCGGGCTCATTCGCGACACAGCCCCTCCGCCGCCGAATCGCGACGAACTCGTGCGGACCGCCCTCAACCTTCGGCCCGACGTGGCGGCCTTCCGCTTGGGGATCGCCCGAGCGCAAGCCGACCTGCGCGTGAACCGCAAAGAGGTGATCGAGGACGTGTTTGTCATCTACTCGCCCTACCAAACGCAGAGCAACCAGGCGATCGGCGGCCAGACCGCAAACAGCTTCTCCTTCGGCCTGCTGGGAACGATTCCGCTCTTTAACCGAAACCAAGGGGACATCCGCCGGGCACAATACAACGTGACTCAAACACGCGTCGGGCTGGCCGCGGCCGAGCGGCAGGCGATTGCCGAAGTCGATCGGGCACTGCTGGAGTATCAGGCCAGCCGCAAGTCGGCCGAGCGGCTGGAGAAGGTGATCTTGCCGCACTCGGAGCGGGCACGCCAAGGCGTGATCGAGCTTTTCAGACATAAAGAAAAGAGCGGCATCGACGTGCTCGAAGCTCAGCGGCAACATAACGAGTTTGTCCGCCAATATCGCGACGCCGTCATCGCTCATCGCCGCGCCATGCTGCGGCTCAACACCGTGGTCGGCCAGCGGGTTTTGCCGTAG
- a CDS encoding thioredoxin family protein: MSYRPQSEPEPGREEVDRFSGPVLLEFGAAWCPHCQAVQRELAAALESLPAVRHIKIEDGKGKPLGRSFRVKLWPTLVFMRDGQVLRQVSRPSSDELREGMSLFKE; the protein is encoded by the coding sequence ATGAGCTATCGTCCGCAGAGCGAGCCGGAACCGGGCCGCGAAGAAGTCGACCGATTCAGCGGACCGGTGTTGTTGGAGTTTGGGGCCGCGTGGTGCCCTCACTGCCAGGCCGTGCAGCGCGAATTGGCCGCCGCGCTGGAATCGCTGCCGGCCGTCAGACACATCAAAATCGAGGACGGCAAAGGCAAGCCGCTGGGCCGTTCATTCCGCGTCAAGCTCTGGCCGACGTTGGTCTTCATGCGTGACGGGCAGGTGCTGAGACAAGTCTCGCGGCCAAGTTCCGACGAACTCCGCGAAGGGATGTCGCTATTCAAGGAATAG
- a CDS encoding lipoyl domain-containing protein — MSAARHVLALPDLGLPDRQLVASVWLVRRGSEVTEGDRLLEVLAGEVTVDLSAPASGVLTQKLVRDDEPIVVGQPLGVIEERSPLTP; from the coding sequence ATGTCTGCGGCGCGGCACGTGCTGGCGTTGCCCGACCTGGGCCTTCCCGATCGGCAGCTCGTGGCCAGCGTATGGCTGGTGCGGCGCGGCAGCGAGGTGACGGAAGGCGACCGCCTGCTGGAAGTGCTGGCCGGCGAAGTGACGGTCGATCTCTCGGCGCCCGCCAGCGGCGTGCTGACGCAAAAGTTGGTGCGCGACGACGAACCGATCGTCGTCGGGCAACCTTTGGGCGTGATTGAAGAACGTAGCCCGCTCACTCCGTGA
- the lipA gene encoding lipoyl synthase, whose product MFTLPVLDEPADAPAMRLPRWLKRNVPLGNADHFTARLLDELRLETVCDNARCPNRMECYSQKTATFMVLGNVCTRPCGFCAVERGPTQPLEIDEPERLAEAAFRLGLKHVVITSVTRDDLADGGAEHFYRCVLAVRQRTGAAVEVLTPDFLGKPGAVERVVASLPEVFNHNTETVPRLYRRVRGPKSDYRWTLELLRRVKRLAPRIKTKSGLMLGLGESREEILDALADLRDAGCDLLTLGQYLQPSRKHLPVERYLPPDEFDELGRMARQLGFWQVASGPFVRSSYHARDMAEAS is encoded by the coding sequence ATGTTTACCCTGCCCGTGTTGGATGAGCCCGCCGACGCGCCGGCCATGCGGCTGCCGCGTTGGCTGAAGCGAAATGTGCCGTTGGGCAACGCCGACCATTTCACGGCCCGGTTGCTCGACGAGCTGCGGCTGGAAACCGTTTGCGACAATGCCCGTTGCCCCAACCGCATGGAGTGCTATTCGCAGAAGACGGCCACCTTCATGGTGCTGGGCAACGTCTGTACGCGGCCCTGCGGTTTTTGTGCCGTCGAGCGCGGCCCGACGCAACCGCTGGAAATCGACGAGCCGGAGCGGCTGGCCGAAGCGGCTTTCCGCCTGGGGCTGAAGCACGTGGTCATCACCTCGGTCACGCGCGACGATCTGGCCGACGGCGGCGCGGAACACTTTTATCGCTGTGTGCTGGCGGTTCGCCAGCGGACCGGCGCGGCGGTTGAAGTGCTGACGCCTGATTTTCTCGGTAAGCCGGGCGCGGTCGAGCGCGTGGTGGCGAGCCTGCCCGAAGTGTTTAACCATAATACGGAAACCGTGCCGCGGCTCTATCGTCGGGTGCGCGGACCCAAGAGCGACTATCGCTGGACGCTCGAACTGCTGCGGCGGGTGAAGCGGCTTGCCCCGCGGATCAAGACCAAGAGCGGCCTGATGCTGGGCCTGGGCGAAAGCCGGGAGGAGATTCTCGACGCGCTGGCCGACTTGCGCGACGCCGGCTGCGATCTGCTGACGCTCGGCCAATACTTGCAGCCGTCGCGCAAGCACCTGCCGGTCGAGCGGTATCTGCCGCCCGACGAGTTCGACGAGCTGGGGCGGATGGCCCGGCAGCTCGGTTTTTGGCAGGTGGCCAGCGGACCCTTCGTGCGATCGAGCTACCATGCGCGTGACATGGCGGAGGCGAGCTGA
- a CDS encoding response regulator, with product MRASILITDDDRGFRETLRGVFEPEGFHTLLAENGAEALDIVRHSDIHLLLLDMHMPRLTGLETLRIVKQMKSRLPCILLSAHPDEGLVRQAFEADAFSFLTKPVSRRTITSTVRLALANTYDWAVEASDDHEVEPTPRHEQDPAPPAIDPRLFRRDT from the coding sequence ATGCGTGCTTCCATCTTGATTACCGACGACGACCGCGGTTTCCGCGAGACGTTGCGCGGCGTTTTCGAGCCGGAAGGATTCCACACGCTACTGGCCGAGAATGGAGCCGAAGCGCTCGACATCGTGCGCCATAGCGACATTCACCTGCTTTTGCTCGACATGCACATGCCGCGGTTGACCGGGCTGGAAACGTTGCGGATCGTCAAGCAGATGAAGTCGCGGCTGCCATGCATTCTTCTTTCGGCCCATCCCGACGAGGGCCTGGTGCGGCAGGCGTTCGAGGCCGACGCGTTTTCGTTCCTCACGAAGCCGGTCAGCCGGAGGACGATCACCAGCACGGTCCGCTTGGCCCTGGCCAACACTTACGATTGGGCCGTGGAAGCGAGCGACGATCACGAGGTCGAGCCAACTCCGCGCCACGAGCAAGACCCAGCTCCCCCGGCAATCGATCCGCGGCTGTTCCGGCGCGATACCTAG
- a CDS encoding succinate dehydrogenase cytochrome b558 subunit, producing the protein METSHQTIPPAPQATGFYGRHEFLLRRLHSLSGIVPVGAYMCIHLLTNATVLGGPQTFQEKVDTIHSLGPALPFVEWTFIFIPIIFHAALGIVRAVNCEPNSGTYRYGSNVRYTLQRVTAWIALLFIGWHVFHMHGWFHNSFWTEKVAHNLGGGQFDPEHATSTAAAALQSLLVKILYTVGVLSTVYHLANGLWTSGITWGLWTTPAAQRRADYVCGAFGLLVAFIGMSALFGMSRADIGEAQAIEQARIEQREEMAKRVEQIKAQEASEKTGGETAQLPADAAKE; encoded by the coding sequence TTGGAAACCTCACATCAAACCATCCCGCCGGCACCCCAGGCCACGGGCTTTTACGGCCGCCACGAATTCCTGCTCCGCCGGCTGCACTCGCTCAGCGGCATTGTGCCCGTCGGGGCCTATATGTGCATCCACCTGCTCACCAATGCCACGGTGCTGGGCGGGCCGCAGACGTTTCAGGAGAAGGTCGACACGATTCATAGCCTGGGACCGGCCCTGCCCTTCGTCGAGTGGACCTTCATTTTCATTCCGATCATCTTCCATGCCGCCTTGGGCATCGTGCGGGCGGTGAATTGCGAGCCGAACAGCGGCACCTACCGCTACGGCAGCAACGTCCGCTATACGCTGCAGCGCGTGACCGCCTGGATCGCCCTGCTGTTCATCGGCTGGCACGTGTTTCACATGCACGGCTGGTTCCACAACAGCTTCTGGACCGAAAAAGTGGCCCACAATCTGGGCGGCGGCCAGTTCGACCCCGAACACGCCACCTCCACCGCCGCGGCCGCCTTGCAGTCGCTGCTGGTCAAGATTCTCTACACCGTCGGCGTGCTCTCGACCGTCTACCACCTGGCCAACGGCCTGTGGACGTCGGGCATCACCTGGGGACTGTGGACCACGCCCGCGGCCCAGCGGCGGGCCGACTATGTGTGCGGCGCCTTTGGCCTGCTGGTGGCCTTCATCGGCATGAGCGCCCTGTTCGGCATGAGCCGGGCCGACATCGGCGAGGCCCAGGCGATCGAACAGGCCCGCATCGAGCAGCGCGAAGAAATGGCCAAGCGCGTCGAGCAAATCAAGGCGCAGGAAGCGAGCGAGAAGACCGGCGGCGAAACGGCGCAGTTGCCCGCCGACGCGGCGAAGGAATAG